The following are encoded together in the Planococcus antarcticus DSM 14505 genome:
- the pabB gene encoding aminodeoxychorismate synthase component I: MPNPYLLYEFRNESGEIEPLLFSEPLNVLETNVLSEVPKIMEEIEKAVGDGFYAAGYVSYEAAPAFHPEMRVHSQGEMPLLWFGIFNGPQKNPPVFEGQKSYTVSEWEMASSVDQYKNGIQQIKQAIEEGDTYQVNYTERLFAEFTGSDLAFYRQLARNQQADYGAYLNLGRFRVLSASPELFFKVHNGELTAKPMKGTAPRGTTTQEDEEHIKALLSSEKERAENLMIVDLLRNDMSRLAKRGTVKANPLFTVETYPTVHQLTSTVKAELAERTTILNWFQALFPCGSITGAPKISTMKYIAALEQTPREVYCGAIGFITPEKNAIFNVPIRTVVIDREKDMARYGVGGGITWDSTSEGEYRELQTKAEVLTAKRPVFSLLESLKLEDGKYPLLQYHLARLKDSSSYFHFPGNIQQIERELIKISEKYPTGVYKIRLLLDIKGQTELQVQEVISVEEPIKCSLALSTVDSKDPFLFHKTTHRKVYEEASGKLREGIFSTLLWNEKQQITEFTIGNVVLEKNGKFFTPPVSCGLLAGTFRQQLLDQQLIEEKIIYKEELEDCDAIWLINGVRGWLSVELMSNVEIS; encoded by the coding sequence ATGCCAAACCCTTACCTATTGTATGAGTTTCGGAACGAAAGTGGAGAAATTGAACCGCTTCTTTTCAGTGAACCCTTGAACGTCCTTGAAACAAATGTGCTTTCAGAAGTGCCAAAGATTATGGAGGAAATTGAGAAGGCAGTCGGCGACGGATTTTACGCTGCGGGCTACGTTTCTTATGAAGCAGCTCCAGCTTTTCATCCCGAAATGCGCGTGCATTCACAAGGAGAAATGCCACTCCTTTGGTTCGGTATTTTCAATGGGCCACAAAAAAATCCGCCTGTTTTTGAAGGACAAAAATCATACACTGTTTCAGAATGGGAAATGGCGAGTTCTGTAGATCAGTACAAAAACGGAATTCAGCAGATCAAACAGGCAATTGAAGAAGGTGATACTTACCAAGTAAATTACACCGAGCGCCTATTTGCAGAATTCACAGGAAGCGACTTGGCGTTTTACCGTCAACTTGCGAGAAACCAGCAAGCCGATTATGGTGCCTATTTGAATCTAGGTAGGTTCCGTGTATTGTCAGCATCTCCAGAACTGTTCTTTAAAGTCCACAATGGCGAATTGACAGCCAAGCCGATGAAAGGCACTGCACCAAGAGGAACCACAACGCAAGAAGACGAAGAACATATTAAGGCGCTACTAAGTTCTGAGAAAGAACGGGCTGAAAACCTGATGATTGTCGATTTGCTCAGGAACGATATGAGTCGATTAGCCAAACGGGGAACGGTCAAAGCGAATCCTTTGTTTACGGTAGAAACGTATCCGACAGTTCATCAGTTGACGTCGACAGTCAAAGCGGAGCTAGCTGAAAGAACGACTATCTTAAACTGGTTTCAGGCATTATTTCCATGCGGATCGATTACAGGTGCACCTAAAATTAGCACCATGAAATATATAGCTGCTTTGGAACAAACACCAAGGGAAGTGTATTGCGGAGCCATAGGCTTTATCACTCCTGAAAAAAACGCGATCTTTAACGTACCCATCCGGACGGTTGTCATTGATCGGGAAAAAGACATGGCACGTTATGGTGTAGGTGGCGGTATCACTTGGGATTCAACTTCTGAAGGAGAATATAGAGAGTTGCAGACAAAAGCAGAAGTGCTGACTGCCAAACGGCCGGTGTTCAGTCTGCTGGAATCCTTGAAACTGGAGGATGGGAAATATCCATTGCTTCAGTATCATTTGGCGCGTCTTAAAGATTCTTCAAGCTATTTTCATTTCCCGGGAAATATTCAGCAAATCGAAAGAGAGTTGATAAAAATCTCAGAAAAATATCCGACCGGTGTCTACAAAATTCGGTTGCTGTTGGACATAAAAGGTCAAACAGAACTGCAGGTACAAGAGGTGATTTCTGTGGAAGAGCCGATAAAATGCTCACTAGCGCTTTCAACTGTAGACAGTAAAGATCCATTTTTATTCCACAAAACCACCCATCGAAAAGTATATGAAGAAGCTAGTGGAAAACTGCGTGAGGGTATATTTTCTACTTTATTATGGAATGAAAAACAGCAAATTACAGAGTTTACCATTGGTAATGTAGTGCTTGAAAAAAACGGTAAATTTTTCACGCCTCCAGTTTCCTGCGGCTTGCTCGCTGGTACGTTTAGGCAGCAGTTGTTGGACCAGCAGCTTATCGAAGAAAAAATTATCTATAAAGAAGAACTTGAGGACTGTGACGCTATTTGGCTAATCAATGGCGTGCG